The DNA sequence ACTTGCTTTGTCCGCCAAGGAAACCGTGGAAAACCTCTTCGGCTCCTTTACGATCTTCCTGGATAAACCTTTTCGCACGGGCGATTACGTAAAGGTAGATACCGTGGAAGGGACTGTTGAAAGAGTAGGTTTCCGGAGTACCCGCATTATCACTCCTGATACCAGCCTGGTCACGCTTCCCAATAAGAAGATGATCGACGGCATTACGGAAAACCTGAGCTACCGCTCCCACGTCCGGATCCGCTTTAACCTGCAAATTGCCTTTGACACGCCGGCCGGAGTCCTGGAAAGGGTAAGCAGCCGGGTGAATGCCTATTTCAGTTCCCATCCCGACCTCCGGGAAGACAGCCTGGTTCATTTTGAGACCTTCGGCGAGAATGCCTTTCAACTAAATGTTTCCTATTACATCCGGGTGCTGCCTATGAAAAAGCTAGCCGCTCAGCGGGAGTCGGTGAATCTCAGGATAGTGGAAATAGTGGAAGAACAGGGAGCTACGCTGGCCGGAAAAGACACTCCCCTTATCCGGGCAGGCAGAACCGGCGGCAAACAGGACAACCGGCAGTAAGCATTAAGACAACGCAAAAGTATTCATGGCCTGGAATTGCAGCCAGAAGATCAGAGTTCGGCAAGCACCGTTTCCCCGCCCCTTACTTTCTGGCCGAGCGTCACATTTATTTTGGTTCCCGGGGGCAAAAACACATCCATGCGAGAACCGAACTTGATAAAGCCCATCTCTTCGCCGGCGCTTACCTCCTGGCCTTCTTTAAGATACCAGCGGATGCGCCGCGCCATGGCGCCGGCGATCTGGCGGAACAGCACTTCCACGCCTGATCCATGCTCGATGACTATCGTCGTGCGTTCGTTCTCGGTAGAAGACTTGGGATGCCAGGCAACCAGGTATTTTCCCTGGAAATACCGGACATGTTTCACCCGCCCGCTCACAGGGCAGCGGTTCACGTGTACATTTACCGGCGACATAAAAATGGAAACCTGTATTCGCCGGTCCTTCAGGTATTCCGTTTCGGTAGTTTCCTCAATGACCACCACTTTACCGTCGGCCGGGGCCAGCACCAGGCGGCCGCCTTCCGGCGAAAGCCGGCCGGGATGCCTGAAAAACTGGAGAATAGCCACCAGGAATATAATTCCCAGCCCGGCGGTAATAAAGTGCCAGGCAACTGCATCCGGGAAAAGGAGTATAACAATGATCAGCAGGCCAAGTGCAGCCACACCGGTAATGACAATGGTATTATACCCTTCTCTGTGAAAACGCATAACAGTTCTGTTTAGAAGGGCCTAAATTAAGAAAAAGCGACCAGAACAAGGTAAGCATAGGCAAAAGGAGCGGCCAGAAGCAAACTATCAAAGCGGTCAAGCAGGCCGCCGTGCCCGGGAAGCAGGCTGCCGGAATCCTTTATGTCAATACTGCGCTTGAACATGGATTCCACAAAGTCGCCCAATGTGCCGAAAATAACGATCACCAGGGCAAGCCCCATCCATTCCAGGGAATTCATCACCGGGAAAATCCCGGCCATTTGTGCGGCGGCGCTGCAGCAAATAAGCAGTCCGCCCAAAAAGCCTTCCCAGGTCTTTTTCGGCGAGATCCGCTCCAGCATCCGGTGACGCCCAAAAAGGCTTCCCGCCAGGTAGGCCCCGGTATCGGAGATCCACAAAAGCAACAGGAAGCCAAGCGGAAGCTGATAGTTATAGCCGCCTGAAATAAAGCCGGTAGCCACGAAACAGGCAAACGCCAGGACCACGTAAAAGATTCCGCCTGCCGCGAACAGTACATTTGTAAACGGTTTTTCCTTTTTCGCGAAAAGCTCCGCTATAAAAAGCAATAAAATAAGGGGAAGTTGTAGTGTAAGTATACGGGAAGACAGGAAGCCGGTAAATACGGCGATATTCAACAGGTAAATACAGGCGCCGGTCAATAAGCCCAGCCAGCGATGAGGATGGTAGCCCGCCTTCCCGGCCAGGGAATAAAATTCAGCAAGAGCCAGCAGGCTTACCAGGAAGAACAAACCGGCGAACGTATAAGGGCCAAACCATACGCCGCTTACAAGTACGGCCACGAAAACAGCGCCTGTAGCAGCACGCTTCACTAAATTACTGTTCATTAAGCTTGTGTTCCGCGTTTTTACGGGCCAGGCTGTAAAATCCCGCCAGCAGGGCCAGGGTCAGAACGGCCGAAAACAGATATTGCAGCCCGGAAAAGTCCTGTTCCTGCCCGGGATCAAAATTGCTTATTTTTTGCTGGAATAAAAAGTTGAGCAGGACGATCATTCCGTTATTAAGAAAATGCGTCGCAATCGGTACCCAGATATTCCCGCTCCAGTAAAAAAGATAGCCAAACAACAGCCCCAGCAGGAAACGGGGAAGAAAGCCGAAAAACTGCATATGAATAAACGAGAACAGGATAGCAGTAATAAAAATAGCCCAGTGAACATTCCCGAACCAGCGGGAAAAGATCCCCTGCAAGGCGCCCCGGAACATAAGTTCCTCCCCGATTGCCGGTATAACGGCGATCATGAGCATATTCACGGCAAAATCAGTCCACCCGTTCATGGTAAGAAGGACCTTGGTCAGTTCCTCCATCGTGTCTTCAGACTCCCGCATCCAGGCTTCCAGCCCGTCCAGGAAAGGCGGCAGATCCATGAGCTGGTTCAGCTGATAGGAAAGTTCGATCATGGGAGCGGAAACAAAGCCAAGCGCCAGCGCCAGCAGCAGAAAAAGCGGGAGCCGCTCCTTCTTGCTGGTAAGATAATCTTTTCCCCGCAGGCCAGCCAGCCGGAAATAGATCAGGGGAGGGATAACGAACATCCCTACCGATTGCGTCACCTGCATGAACTTCAGCACTTCAATATTTTCGCCGGAAATATTCCCCATGCTTTCCATGAGTTCCGTAAACGACATGTCAAAAAGAAAAGGCACGGCCATTATCGACAGGGCGGAAAACACAAATATGCAGCATAAGGTAAGGCCAGCCAGGAACAGGAAATGCAGCCAGGGCGCGGTATAATATAAAAATCCTTTTC is a window from the Anseongella ginsenosidimutans genome containing:
- a CDS encoding phosphatidylserine decarboxylase family protein, with product MRFHREGYNTIVITGVAALGLLIIVILLFPDAVAWHFITAGLGIIFLVAILQFFRHPGRLSPEGGRLVLAPADGKVVVIEETTETEYLKDRRIQVSIFMSPVNVHVNRCPVSGRVKHVRYFQGKYLVAWHPKSSTENERTTIVIEHGSGVEVLFRQIAGAMARRIRWYLKEGQEVSAGEEMGFIKFGSRMDVFLPPGTKINVTLGQKVRGGETVLAEL
- a CDS encoding phosphatidate cytidylyltransferase translates to MNSNLVKRAATGAVFVAVLVSGVWFGPYTFAGLFFLVSLLALAEFYSLAGKAGYHPHRWLGLLTGACIYLLNIAVFTGFLSSRILTLQLPLILLLFIAELFAKKEKPFTNVLFAAGGIFYVVLAFACFVATGFISGGYNYQLPLGFLLLLWISDTGAYLAGSLFGRHRMLERISPKKTWEGFLGGLLICCSAAAQMAGIFPVMNSLEWMGLALVIVIFGTLGDFVESMFKRSIDIKDSGSLLPGHGGLLDRFDSLLLAAPFAYAYLVLVAFS
- a CDS encoding CPBP family intramembrane glutamic endopeptidase, coding for MDRKGFLYYTAPWLHFLFLAGLTLCCIFVFSALSIMAVPFLFDMSFTELMESMGNISGENIEVLKFMQVTQSVGMFVIPPLIYFRLAGLRGKDYLTSKKERLPLFLLLALALGFVSAPMIELSYQLNQLMDLPPFLDGLEAWMRESEDTMEELTKVLLTMNGWTDFAVNMLMIAVIPAIGEELMFRGALQGIFSRWFGNVHWAIFITAILFSFIHMQFFGFLPRFLLGLLFGYLFYWSGNIWVPIATHFLNNGMIVLLNFLFQQKISNFDPGQEQDFSGLQYLFSAVLTLALLAGFYSLARKNAEHKLNEQ